TGGTGCACCGAGTACCCTGACACGTCCATCGAGACCCAGGACCTGCGCTCCCCCTACGAGGACGGCCCACGCGAGACTATTCGCGCCGTCCGCAACTTCCCGCACGAGCCgtttctcttcttcgtcgCCACCTCCGGTGGCAGCGTGCGTGTTGTCGACACGCGGCAGACGCTTCGATGGGGCGAtcaggcggcgcaggcatTCATAAACCCGCCgcgcgaagaggacgagcCGTTCAGCAACGTTACAAATAGCATCTGCGACTGCGCCCTCAGTCCCTCTGGGCGGTACATCGCCGGTCGCGACTTCATGTCCGTCTGCTTGTGGGATATCCGCATggctggcagcggtggcgcgcgcaACGCGCCAGCAACACCGCGTCGGCAGGCCCcagccgcgcgcggcggcgatggaagCCCCGAGTGCAGCATGGTGCGGCGCTGGGCTCTGCACccgcacctgcgcgacgACCTCGACACCATCTATCAGTCGAACCTTCTCTTTGACAAGTTCGATGTGCAATTCTTGTCGAGCCGACAGGTGTGTACCGGGGGCTTCAACAACACCCTTTACACAATGGACGTGGAGGGCACcagcgccgacaccgccaGCGACATTCGTACCTTTCAGCTACTGAAGACGGAGGGCATCTCCGAATTTCGGCGCACCACCGTGTCGGCGCACCGACCTGGCGAGGACCGCATCAGCACCGGGCAGGGCCTCGGATCACGCATGACGCTCATGTCGCGGCCATGCATGTCCATGAGTGGGGCGTGCGGGATGATGGTGGCGTGTGGACAGGCGGTCCTGCAGCTCAGCTACAACGGGCTATCGAAGTGagagcggagggagggaaaacGAGATGCGTACATGCGTGGTTTGCATACATGCGCGTGCCggtctctgtttctctctcggtTTGCTTTCGCTTGCATTGGCGTGAGTTGTGTGTTCCCTCACCATCTCCTGACCTTTTAGATGCATTGCGGtcgcagacgcgcgcactCACTCATACGTAAATATATGCGCACTCGTGCGGTGCAACGTAGCCGTTTGAGGTCTCGAACACTGAAGTGGCGCACCACAGCAAGCAGCTGGTGTAAGGTACATGCAGCAATGTCTGTCGCTCCGTAGAAAGGGAAGTGGATATCTCCTGAGGTGGTCGCCTCATGAAGTGGAATGCCCGTCAAGGGCAGGAATAGCGTCTTGCTCCCGTGCCTCCATCCAACACTGTCTCACGTCTGCTCctccgcacacgcacacgcacacaaacgcgcaGAGTGAAGTATCCATCACGCATTTTACCCTCCAACaactcccccccccgacacacacatccGTACAGCTCTCAGGCGTCTTGCTACCACACATAATTTGTCAAGTCATTTATATCTCGCTCTTTTTCGAACTGCATCGTGTGCTCGCCTTCaaccctcccccttccctcttccacACACATCGTCGTCGTGCGTCTGCCTTACTTCAGATTTTGCTAACGCGTCTTTTTGAGCTCTGTACTTTGAAGCTGCCCTCGTCACCGAGATACCACACCAGCGCGCTCCTTCCTTTTCCGCTGCACTGCTGTCGTGCcgacacgcacatacacgtcTGACGTGGCGTGACTAATTCTTTTTGCGCGTGTCTGGGTTGCTCTTTGTAGATTTCGTGTCCCCTGCCTCCTCGCGTGGACAGAGCTGCATGGATCGGCGCTGTGGTTCGTTTTGCGGTCTTCGCACGGTGCAACATCCGCTAGAGCCGCCTTGCTACGTCTGAGGGGtgacagcagcagagaagagggcagcacaaggcgcgcacacacgcacacacgatTGTAGCAGCGTTGCGGTCTACGCCCACAgccttcttttcctttgcaCAGTCTTCTTTTTGAGTGCTCGCGCACTCAACCGCCAGACACGACATCATGCCAACAAGTAAGAAGTccgccagccgcgctgcctctcgcagccgctctcgctcgcgTAAGGCCAGCCGCGCGCGCTCCAGAACTCCCAGTCGCGCCAGGGTCCTCACGCCTGAGGAAGCGTACTACGCCCCAGTGGAGCGCAAGTTCACCCCAGAGAAGGATGTGTGGCGTGGCAACTGGGAGTTCAACGGCCCCCTCGGTGTTTTGGGCATAATGATCGTGTCGCATGTGATCATATACTACTTCTACGTGTGCATCGAGTTGTTTCAGGGAACGATCATCTACCCCGGCCATCCCATGTTGAAGGGCGAGAAGATGCAGAAAGTgttcttctccttcctcgctGAGCACGCCTGcccgacggcgcagacgttCTGCATATTCCTTGGcttcctgctgctggagtACTTACTGGCCCTGGTGCTGCCCGCATTGTACGTTAAGGGGCTGCCGCTCCCCTCCGAGAACGGGTATCGACTGACCTACAAGTGCAACGCTGTCACCGCATGGTACTGCTTGCTTATCATCGTCGGCCTTCTCCACTACTACGGGGTGTACCCGATAAatgagctgcgccgcaacTACGGTCACTTCCTCACCGTAGCCACCATCGTCGCGGACATCATCGCCGTGTGGGTCTACATCGCTGGCTACAAGCGCCGCATCCGCATGACGGGCAACTTCATCTACGACTTCTTCATGGGCAGCGGCCTCAACTTCCGCCTTCCGGGCAACATCGACGTGAAGCTTTTTGCCGAGTGCCGAAACTCGTGGGTGCTGCTCATGATGCTCACTCtcagctgcgcggcggagCAGTACAACGAGCTGGGTTACCTCACCGGCAACATGGTCTTCATGATCAGCGCCCACCTACTCTATGTCAACGCTGTTGAGAAGGGCGAGGAGTGCATCATCACGACGTGGGACATCTACTACGAAAAGTTTGGCTGGATGCTGGCGTACTGGAACACGTGCGGCGTGCCGTTCCTCTACTGCATGCAGTCCATGTACATTCAGACGGTACTCAAGAAGAAGGAGCATCCGCGGTGGGTACTGGTGCTGATGGCGTGCATCCTGCTCCTGGCATACTACTTATGGGACGCGATCAACTCGCAGAAGAACCACTTCcgcatgcgccgcagcggcgtgccgATGGAGATCATCCGGAACAACGCCTTCCCGCAGGTGCCGTGGTGCTACATCGAGAATCCCCGAACGCTCAAGAGCGCCACTGGCGAGCTCTTCGTGGACGGCTTCTACCGCTACGGCCGCAAGCTACACTACACCGTGGATCTGGTGATGGCGTTCCTGTggggcagcgcgtgcggcttCGAATCCTTTATCCCCTTCTTCtactttttcttctttctcgGTCACCTAATGGACCGCGAGCGCCGCGACGACCACCGCTGTAGGGCCAAGTACGGCAAGATGTGGGACGAGTATGTGAAGCTGGTACCCTACAAGTTCATTCCGTACATCTACTAGATCGAACTCTCTTTATGATACTGTGttgatgcgtgtgcgcgtgtgtgtgatgtgcTTCGCCTTCCATCATTCCTTCGACCTTTTTACTTTTCCTCTTTCACTTCTTCGGCGCGGAAATCTGCACGGAGAAATAGAAAAAAGTGGCGGCACGCGCGAATGGTGCCgtgtagcagcagcagcagcctaCTTGGCGTTTGCGTGACAAGGGAGAGCACGGGCGTGACTGCTTCACTGCTTTCGTAAGCGAGGCTGCTGATTCGCGCGTATTCTTGTGACTCCCTACAGCTGGGATACATGGTGCGCACTCAGGGAGGCCATGAATGTGTGAAAGCAAGGGTGCGTGCACAGAAAGTGGGccagtgggggagggggtagtcGGACAAGAAACGGAGCAGCCCATGAAGAGGCGTCCTTGGTGTACACAAAGGTTGTGACTTCTCCGCCGTCCTgccaaccccctccccttcctccctttttcCCATGATAGCGCTCCGTGTCTTTTTGAACTGTCGAGCACGTTCCGAGCGCATTCTCGTCATCGGCAGCATCACCACCTCGCACACGCAACGTCTCTTTCTTCCGTGGCGGCGGATGGCACGCCATCGCACGCAAGGAGAGACGCTGGCGagcgaacaacaacaaaagagtCCCACGTATTTATGGACGTAGCCCACGCTGAGTGCGAGGGATAAGGCtaacgaggaggaggaggaggaaaaaTTCAGCTGTGCAGGCGATACAGAGCGAAACCGCaaacgaacaaaaaagaaTGCCCTATATGTCTTATAAAGGGAGGAAAGAGCGAACACAACGGCTTCTGGCGAAGCGGGAAACGTAGAACGAGGTACAGATGGTATCTGAGCGCTGTAAAAAGGGGAGGAtcgcgggtgtgcgtgtgtgtcgggggGATTcggagggcggagggaagACGTGTAGTACGGAAAAAGGAAGAAACACGGCAAACAGGCACCAGCAAAAACGAATCGAATACAAACAGCCACACACGAAATGCACAGCCGCGCACAGAAACAGCCTCTGGACATTGCTCAGGTGATGGGCCTCCGTCCTTCCTCTACGCTTCTCTCTTTTACCTCTGTTCCAGTGCcacctctcttttttttagcttcttctctctccgtgtcggtgtgtctgcctgcctgcctgcacatgtcgtttctttttgtgtggaGGCGTTTCCATAcataatatatatatatatattggctttttttttctaccGAGTACCTCATTTTGATTTCTTCTCGTGTTCTCACCTACTCGCttcctttccccctccctttcctcctcctcctcctttttcttcgttttggTCGCCGCGAAGCGCTCACCATGGACACCGAAATCGATACatacccacccacacacacacatatatatatatataaatgTGCAGGCGCGCACCGAGTCAAacccatacacacatatatatgtaaCGGGGAGGTTGCCACCCTCATCACCGTTTTTATACCGTGTGTGCGACTTTGCTCATGTGCGTACGcgagggaaagaaagagaacgGCGGAGGAAGTGCGCGCTCTCGCACGAGTGTACTTGTAGGTGAATGCGCTGTGACTGCCGCGTATCACTGGTGTCTTAATGTCTtgttctcctcccccctctctctgtgtgtgtgtgtgtttccttccttctcttATGCTTTGCGGGCGCCATCGAGGTTGTCTAGTGGCGCAGGAGACGATATCGTGCAGTGCACGGCAACCGTATTTCTCATCatcgtgtgtgcgcatgcgcttgAGGTGCGTGCATCTTTAAACGACCTTTTGTTTTATTTTTGCGCATCCACCCACTCGTTGACAAACACGGTTACACAgtgcgcccccccctccctctttttccgGTCTGAGGTgggtgtatgcgtgtgtgtgtgtgcgcgctgtgcCCCGCGTTACTGAGCGGGCGAATGACGCGCAGCAACATTAGAAGGCGAAAACACACAATGAATTGTGAGGAGCACCGGGTGGGTGCGATGACGCGGCTCAAAGAGAAGCTCACTCGGACGACgcaaggcacacacacacacacccaaaTACACATGCACGAGTAGGGGCCTTCTCCCCCCAATGTAGCACGAGACGGCGGTGGGTAAAAAAATAAGCTTTAGCGCATGCACAGGCGAAATAGACGGGAAGTGAGCActgcgaggggggggggagaggagtgataaccagcagcaggcgctgtAAACCGCTCTTTCTTCCAAACGCGGCTCTCGTTTGTTGTGCATTCAATCCTGCGCGTGCCCGATTCCCCATCACCACATGTCTCTTAGCGCGCTgacagcccccccccctcctcctccccctccctccaaaaaaaaaggcacaTCAAATGAAGAAGCAGCACAGACAAAGTATGCACAGACTTTGTGAGTGTGCGTTGAAGCAAGACCGCGTTCTTTGTACCCTCGATCAGGGATGACTCTTCAATGTGAACAAGAGCGTCtgagcgtgcgcgcatgaGCGTGACTGCCCAGCAACACGGACGAGTCGAACGAGGCATGGAGATGAACAGAGGAACAATGCAGGTGAGGAGCAACAAAGCACGATCTATCGCGCTGCAGTTGGTGGGGAGAGCGGAGATGTGAGGACTGATACACGGCGAATGCGCCAGTGGGCTTTCTCACGAGGCGGAGAGAATGCACCATCTGTGTgttgtcccccccccctcaccccaATGATTGAGCGCGCACGTGAGCCAGCGTTCGTTCCGTCGAGGAGCGTGAGACGCCAGCTCGTGTGCTTgatcgcccccccccccgcataAAGAAAAACAATGCCACAACGACaaggaggtgtgtgtgtgtgcgaaaGGGAGGTTGCGCAGCACATCTCTCTTTTCGcgtttctcttttcgttgctctccccttttttctgccttcttcttttctgtgggtgtgtgtcCCTTCTCACGTCATATGTCCGAGGAATGAGCAGCATATGcgtgcatatatatatatatagacgACGCGGTGCGGCATGAGAGCAGACGAGAGCCgtgcagcccccctccccttttttaTTGTTGTTGCTGACTTTTCTTGTTCTTCCGCGTCTTATACTTCtccatccctcctcctcgctcaaTCCTCATCCACCGGTGCATTGGCTGCTGTCTCTCattccccctctctccctctccgagGCGTCTGCGCCAGGCGGATCTCAACGCCTGCTGCCCCCATTTCTGCCGTGCTTTGCTCAGGTGATGAAGCCCCGCTTTTCCagctcctcccttccctcgccccttccccctccacTCGCGCACCATCTCCCAaccgctctccctctttggCCCCCTTCTCGTCTTTGTTGCTTCGCCGCACACTTGCGGGGGCGCACATACCTCATTAAACACAACGCAAGCGAAAAGAAGTTGCGCAGTCTCCAGCATGCTGCATCGCAGCTGCGTGCTGGTCGACAGCTTTAAGGAGCACTACCACAGAGTGCACCTGCCACGCCGCCTTGCCCTGCAGCGGTACATGAAACGAGAGGAGGCTCGCCTTAGCAAACACAAGGGCAaagcggtggccgccgctgctggagtgcAGCCGGGAGAGGTGGTCTACAAGTACAACCGCTGGTGGGTATCGAATGATCACGAGTTTGTGCATCAGTTCGCGTTTGTCGAGGACCCCGACGTCACGCGCGAGAAGCGCACCACGCTGCCCCTCGTCACAAAGGAGAACATCTGGAaagagccgcagcagacTTTCTTCTTGCCTTTTGCGCCgttcgtgcgtgtggtggaCTA
This genomic stretch from Leishmania infantum JPCM5 genome chromosome 33 harbors:
- a CDS encoding putative sterol C-24 reductase; the protein is MPTSKKSASRAASRSRSRSRKASRARSRTPSRARVLTPEEAYYAPVERKFTPEKDVWRGNWEFNGPLGVLGIMIVSHVIIYYFYVCIELFQGTIIYPGHPMLKGEKMQKVFFSFLAEHACPTAQTFCIFLGFLLLEYLLALVLPALYVKGLPLPSENGYRLTYKCNAVTAWYCLLIIVGLLHYYGVYPINELRRNYGHFLTVATIVADIIAVWVYIAGYKRRIRMTGNFIYDFFMGSGLNFRLPGNIDVKLFAECRNSWVLLMMLTLSCAAEQYNELGYLTGNMVFMISAHLLYVNAVEKGEECIITTWDIYYEKFGWMLAYWNTCGVPFLYCMQSMYIQTVLKKKEHPRWVLVLMACILLLAYYLWDAINSQKNHFRMRRSGVPMEIIRNNAFPQVPWCYIENPRTLKSATGELFVDGFYRYGRKLHYTVDLVMAFLWGSACGFESFIPFFYFFFFLGHLMDRERRDDHRCRAKYGKMWDEYVKLVPYKFIPYIY